A window of Macrobrachium rosenbergii isolate ZJJX-2024 chromosome 15, ASM4041242v1, whole genome shotgun sequence contains these coding sequences:
- the LOC136846234 gene encoding uncharacterized protein: MEKYSPHPTLHPTSHPTPPHTPHSPPPTPHTTPKHSHPTPINIPHHPHPHTHTQPPTPTHTPTHTMPHSAPPPPHSNHSPHTTHPHTPPTLPHPTPHSTPPPHTPIHTLHSTPHHPSTIHPHSTPHPTPPTTPYTPHSIPHPAPHPPIHPILHPTTYTPSTHTPILHTPHPHPIHTPHPNPTTHFYSTLSLTHHLTHTPQSTPPPHTQPHPTHPNHTTHPHSDLTPPHPHPSPHPHPPHTTHTIPNPTSTPLPLHPTHHTSNPHYTPALDSNVT; this comes from the exons ATGGAG AAATATTCACCTCATCCCACACTCCACCCCACCTCACACCCCACACCACCTCACACTCCACATTCCCCACCTCCTACCCCACACACCACCCCAAAACATTCCCACCCTACACCCATCAACAtaccccaccacccccacccccatacccacacccaacctcccacccccacccacactCCCACCCACACCATGCCACACTCtgcaccccccccaccccactccaACCACTCCCCACACACCACCCACCCCCACACACctcctaccctgccccaccccaccccacactcCACACCCCCACCTCACACCCCCATCCACACCCTACACTCCACACCCCACCACCCTTCCACCATACACCCACACTccacaccccaccccacacccccaaCCACACCATACACCCCACATTCCATACCCCACCCTGCACCCCATCCACCCATACACCCCATACTCCACCCCACCACCTACACCCCATCCACCCATACACCCATACTCCacaccccacacccccaccccatcCACACCCCACACCCAAACCCCACCACACACTTCTATTCCACCCTATCCCTAACACACCACCTAACCCACACACCCCAATCTACTCCACCACCCCACactcaaccccaccccacccaccccaaccACACAACACACCCACACTCAgacctcaccccaccccacccacaccCCTCCCCAcatccccacccaccccacacaACCCACACCATTCCCAACCCCACATCCACACCTCTACCCCTACACCCGACACACCATACCTCGAACCCTCACTACACCCCAGCCCTGGACAGCAACGTGACTTAG